One Nostocoides sp. HKS02 genomic window carries:
- a CDS encoding DUF3043 domain-containing protein yields the protein MFGRSKTLNDQQAEAAQRPEREGAKNRPTPKRRDQEAARKRPLVETDRKAARDVDRTKRREAQLRQRQAMVTGDEAHLPARDKGPVRRYIRDYVDARWNVGEFMLPVMLVVLALSFVRVPLVFAIVSIAVYLVLFAAAIDGFLMWRRLKARLVAKFGADEVGRGLAMYAVMRTFQLRRSRMPRPLVARGQRPA from the coding sequence GTGTTTGGACGCAGCAAGACCCTGAACGACCAGCAGGCCGAGGCGGCCCAGCGGCCGGAGCGCGAGGGTGCCAAGAACCGGCCCACGCCCAAGCGGCGCGACCAGGAGGCCGCTCGCAAGCGTCCGCTCGTCGAGACCGACCGCAAGGCGGCCCGCGACGTCGACCGCACCAAGCGGCGCGAGGCGCAGCTGCGCCAGCGGCAGGCGATGGTCACCGGTGACGAGGCCCACCTGCCGGCGCGTGACAAGGGTCCGGTGCGCCGCTACATCCGCGACTACGTCGACGCCCGCTGGAACGTGGGCGAGTTCATGCTCCCGGTGATGCTCGTGGTGCTCGCGCTGTCGTTCGTGCGCGTGCCCCTCGTGTTCGCCATCGTGTCGATCGCGGTCTACCTCGTGCTGTTCGCGGCGGCCATCGACGGCTTCCTCATGTGGCGGCGGCTCAAGGCGCGGCTCGTGGCGAAGTTCGGTGCGGACGAGGTCGGCCGTGGCCTTGCGATGTATGCCGTGATGCGCACCTTCCAGC
- the nadA gene encoding quinolinate synthase NadA gives MSTSTHAPSTPLPLLVLGRGTDLHTERGVECPGDLPAPSDPGLVERARAAKAALGDSVFVLGHHYQRDEVIEFADVTGDSFKLAKEAAARPDAPYIVFCGVHFMAESADILTSDAQTVILPDLAAGCSMADMAAIRQVEDAWDDLADAGVAELTVPVTYMNSSAAIKAFTGRHGGTICTSSNARTALSWALEQKGPGGKVLFLPDQHLGRNTFVRDLGGSLDGCVVFDPHKPMGGLTRQQLQDATMILWRGHCSVHGRFSLEAVEQARREIPDVKVIVHPECQHEVVEAADEVGSTEKIIQTIAAAPAGTKWVVGTELNLVRRLAAQFPEQQVSFLEKNVCYCSTMNRIDLPHLVWALESLVAGRVVNAIRVDDEVAHYARVALDQMLALPGETQRD, from the coding sequence GTGAGCACCTCGACGCACGCGCCCAGCACCCCGCTCCCCCTGCTCGTGCTCGGTCGGGGCACCGACCTGCACACCGAGCGCGGCGTCGAGTGTCCCGGCGACCTGCCCGCGCCCTCGGACCCCGGTCTGGTCGAACGCGCCCGGGCCGCCAAGGCGGCGCTCGGCGACTCCGTCTTCGTCCTGGGGCACCACTACCAGCGCGACGAGGTGATCGAGTTCGCCGACGTCACCGGCGACTCGTTCAAGCTCGCGAAGGAGGCGGCCGCACGTCCGGACGCCCCGTACATCGTGTTCTGCGGGGTGCACTTCATGGCCGAGTCGGCCGACATCCTCACCAGCGACGCGCAGACGGTGATCCTGCCCGACCTCGCGGCGGGCTGCTCGATGGCCGACATGGCCGCGATCCGCCAGGTCGAGGACGCCTGGGACGACCTTGCCGATGCCGGCGTGGCTGAGCTCACCGTGCCGGTGACGTACATGAACTCCTCCGCTGCCATCAAGGCGTTCACCGGCCGGCACGGCGGCACGATCTGCACGTCCTCCAACGCCAGGACGGCGCTCTCGTGGGCCCTCGAGCAGAAGGGCCCGGGCGGCAAGGTGCTCTTCCTGCCCGACCAGCACCTGGGGCGCAACACCTTCGTCCGCGACCTCGGCGGGTCGCTCGACGGGTGCGTCGTGTTCGACCCCCACAAGCCGATGGGCGGCCTGACCCGCCAGCAGCTCCAGGACGCCACGATGATCCTGTGGCGCGGCCACTGCTCCGTCCACGGTCGGTTCAGCCTCGAGGCGGTCGAGCAGGCCCGGCGCGAGATCCCCGACGTCAAGGTGATCGTGCACCCCGAGTGCCAGCACGAGGTCGTCGAGGCGGCCGACGAGGTCGGCTCGACCGAGAAGATCATCCAGACCATCGCGGCCGCGCCGGCCGGCACCAAGTGGGTCGTGGGCACCGAGCTCAACCTCGTGCGCCGGCTCGCCGCGCAGTTCCCCGAGCAGCAGGTCTCGTTCCTCGAGAAGAACGTCTGCTACTGCTCGACGATGAACCGCATCGACCTGCCCCACCTGGTGTGGGCGCTCGAGTCGCTCGTCGCCGGTCGGGTGGTCAACGCCATCCGGGTCGACGACGAGGTCGCGCACTACGCCAGGGTCGCGCTCGACCAGATGCTCGCGCTGCCGGGCGAGACCCAGCGCGACTGA
- a CDS encoding trans-acting enoyl reductase family protein, which yields MSETGPTTPARQFDVIVYGATGFVGRLIARYLAERAPQGTRIALAGRSQDRLERVRDGLPATARSWPLVVAEADDREALRAMAASTTVVATTVGPYLKYGLPLARACAESGTHYADLTGEVLFVRRVVDEDDALARESGARIVTACGYDSVPSDLGVLLLHERAEHDGAGPLLDTTLLARAKGGLSGGTIDSSRTQIDEVSADRALVKVVFDPYALSPDRAAEPDLGPERDPSTVFVDAETGQWVGPFVMAAFNTRIVRRSNALRGHDYGRRFRYRELSAFGRGFKGRRRAMLVTGVLGLSLKALATPRLRPWFDKVAPKPGEGPGAQSRESGWFRMELRAITESGRRYLAVVGAQGDPGYAATAVMLGESALCLALDGDRLPPVAGVLTPSTAMGDLLVQRLRAQGFTMTVEEI from the coding sequence GTGAGCGAGACCGGACCCACCACGCCAGCACGCCAGTTCGACGTCATCGTCTACGGCGCCACCGGTTTCGTCGGGCGCCTGATCGCCCGCTACCTCGCGGAGCGCGCGCCACAGGGCACGCGCATCGCCCTCGCCGGTCGCTCGCAGGACCGGCTGGAGCGGGTGCGCGACGGGCTGCCCGCGACGGCACGCTCGTGGCCGCTGGTGGTGGCCGAGGCTGACGACCGCGAGGCGCTTCGCGCGATGGCCGCCTCGACGACGGTCGTCGCCACCACCGTCGGGCCCTACCTCAAGTACGGCCTGCCCCTCGCCCGCGCCTGCGCCGAGTCTGGCACGCACTACGCCGACCTCACCGGCGAGGTGCTGTTCGTGCGCCGCGTCGTCGACGAGGACGACGCGCTGGCCCGCGAGAGCGGCGCCCGCATCGTCACCGCGTGCGGCTACGACTCGGTGCCCTCCGACCTCGGGGTCCTCCTGCTGCACGAGCGCGCCGAGCACGACGGCGCCGGGCCGCTGCTCGACACGACGCTCCTGGCGCGGGCCAAGGGTGGCCTGTCCGGCGGGACCATCGACTCCTCACGCACCCAGATCGACGAGGTCAGCGCTGACCGCGCACTGGTCAAGGTGGTGTTCGACCCCTACGCGCTCAGCCCCGACCGGGCCGCCGAGCCCGACCTCGGCCCCGAGCGGGACCCGAGCACGGTGTTCGTCGATGCCGAGACCGGCCAGTGGGTCGGCCCGTTCGTCATGGCGGCGTTCAACACCCGAATCGTCAGGCGCAGCAACGCCCTTCGTGGGCATGACTACGGGCGCCGGTTCCGCTATCGCGAGCTGAGTGCGTTCGGGCGTGGGTTCAAGGGACGTCGTCGGGCCATGCTCGTCACCGGCGTCCTCGGCCTGTCGCTCAAGGCACTGGCCACCCCGCGGCTGCGGCCTTGGTTCGACAAGGTGGCTCCCAAGCCGGGCGAGGGCCCCGGTGCGCAGTCACGTGAGTCGGGCTGGTTCCGCATGGAGCTGCGGGCCATCACCGAGAGCGGGCGTCGCTACCTCGCCGTCGTCGGCGCCCAGGGCGACCCCGGGTATGCCGCGACGGCAGTCATGCTCGGTGAGTCGGCGCTCTGCCTGGCTCTCGACGGCGACCGCCTGCCGCCCGTCGCGGGCGTCCTCACGCCGTCCACCGCCATGGGCGACCTGTTGGTGCAGCGGCTGCGCGCGCAGGGATTCACGATGACGGTCGAGGAGATCTGA
- a CDS encoding dipeptidase, producing MTDDILTTDQISALKTTVAGLMPGVRRDLEALTRIPSVSLDAFDQAQVEASAEATAALLRAEGLEVEIVREGGRPAVIGHIDGPAGAPTVMLYAHHDVQPPGNDADWDSPAFEPTERDGRLYGRGAADDKAGIMAHLAALRAHSGALPVGVTVFVEGEEEIGSDSLSTILERQGDKLRADAIVLADSTNWALGEPALTTTLRGLIRVVVTVTTLDHGIHSGMFGGAVPDALTALVRLLATLHDDAGDVAVAGLKSGKASDLDFDEDRLREESGLLDGVEVIGTGSLLDRLWAKPTATVIGLDAPSVAKSSNTLVPTASAKVSIRLAPDEVPLEAYAAVQRHLADHTPWGARVEVHLDDQGAGFDANANGPVYDQARAAFTDAWGVEPVDIGVGGSIPFVASFAERFPDAAILVTGVEDPDTRAHGANESLHLGEFEKVCVAEAVLLARLGAMPAEEHQP from the coding sequence GTGACCGACGACATTCTCACGACCGACCAGATCTCCGCCCTCAAGACCACCGTGGCCGGCCTCATGCCGGGAGTGCGCAGGGACCTCGAAGCACTCACCCGCATCCCCAGCGTCTCCCTGGACGCGTTCGACCAGGCCCAGGTCGAGGCCAGCGCCGAGGCCACCGCCGCGCTGCTGCGTGCCGAGGGCCTCGAGGTCGAGATCGTCCGCGAGGGCGGCCGGCCCGCCGTGATCGGCCACATCGACGGCCCCGCGGGCGCGCCGACGGTCATGCTCTACGCCCACCACGACGTCCAGCCGCCCGGGAACGACGCCGACTGGGACAGCCCCGCGTTCGAGCCCACCGAGCGCGACGGGCGGCTCTACGGCCGCGGTGCCGCCGACGACAAGGCGGGAATCATGGCTCACCTCGCGGCCCTGCGGGCGCACAGCGGCGCCCTGCCGGTCGGCGTCACCGTCTTCGTCGAGGGTGAGGAGGAGATCGGCTCCGACTCGTTGTCGACGATCCTCGAGCGCCAGGGCGACAAGCTGCGCGCCGACGCGATCGTCCTGGCCGACTCGACCAACTGGGCGCTCGGTGAGCCTGCCCTCACGACGACGCTGCGCGGCCTGATCCGCGTGGTGGTCACCGTCACCACCCTCGACCACGGGATCCACTCGGGCATGTTCGGCGGCGCGGTGCCCGATGCCCTGACCGCGCTCGTACGGCTGCTCGCCACCCTGCACGACGACGCGGGCGACGTGGCCGTCGCGGGGCTCAAGTCCGGCAAGGCCAGCGACCTCGACTTCGACGAGGACCGCCTGCGCGAGGAGTCCGGGCTGCTCGACGGCGTCGAGGTGATCGGCACCGGCTCGCTGCTCGACCGCCTCTGGGCGAAGCCGACCGCCACCGTCATCGGCCTCGACGCCCCCTCGGTCGCGAAGTCCTCCAACACCCTCGTGCCGACCGCCAGCGCGAAGGTCTCCATCCGACTGGCTCCGGACGAGGTGCCCCTCGAGGCGTATGCCGCGGTGCAGCGACACCTTGCGGACCACACCCCGTGGGGAGCCAGGGTCGAGGTCCACCTCGACGACCAGGGCGCGGGCTTCGACGCCAACGCCAACGGTCCCGTCTACGACCAGGCCCGCGCGGCGTTCACCGACGCGTGGGGCGTCGAGCCGGTCGATATCGGCGTCGGCGGTTCCATCCCGTTCGTCGCGTCCTTCGCCGAGAGGTTCCCCGACGCCGCGATCCTCGTCACGGGGGTCGAGGACCCCGACACCCGGGCTCACGGCGCCAACGAGTCACTCCACCTCGGCGAGTTCGAGAAGGTGTGCGTAGCCGAGGCGGTGCTGCTGGCCCGGCTCGGCGCGATGCCTGCTGAGGAGCACCAGCCGTGA